The Oryzias latipes chromosome 4, ASM223467v1 genome includes a window with the following:
- the LOC101169927 gene encoding interferon-induced protein with tetratricopeptide repeats 2, translated as MSAAQSSSLEESKLEDLECHFTWDLNASRSKLCFIRDSLEDIGVEGGSSWLGHIYNLQGFVHYQLGCEEKALRFLCRATEAFSQMRNTVSDDGPWLVVNYGNLAYVHHLLGDRSKSQDYLSKVDVLLNAHPSPNQEELHPEVCAEKAWTLMWFDKGQLATEYFHRAVRMQPDMVEWQTGRVLGLVNGYKHRMESLGVDILEKMKIAKEHDPQNLHLAALYLHARGAKGQHIEDEARGLARKILSKPDSSYSGLDPLLRLFRKYICMDEAIDLAEEALQRQPDSRYIKRCAAICYRRRIFVQKSSPDPKILDRGISVCEDVVALYPESSLKMQISIAEIYAKFNQVRAEEIFRELLEKDLDPEGSQMLFSIYARHLFFKKQEDESIHYHKKAALVPTTTYFRKKSINQLEKIAERRHPRSREIHEFLQNLHGPSF; from the coding sequence TGCTGCTCAGAGTTCCTCCCTGGAGGAGTCCAAACTGGAGGACCTGGAGTGTCACTTCACCTGGGATCTGAACGCCAGCAGGTCCAAGCTCTGCTTCATCAGGGACTCACTGGAGGACATCGGTGTAGAGGGTGGGTCTAGCTGGCTGGGTCACATCTACAACCTGCAGGGGTTTGTTCATTACCAGCTGGGCTGTGAGGAGAAAGCCTTGAGATTCTTGTGCAGAGCCACTGAGGCCTTCAGCCAAATGAGGAACACTGTGTCTGATGACGGTCCCTGGTTGGTGGTAAATTATGGCAACCTGGCCTACGTGCACCATCTTCTGGGGGATCGATCAAAGAGCCAGGATTACCTCAGTAAGGTGGACGTTCTGCTGAACGCACACCCTTCTCCTAACCAGGAGGAGCTGCACCCAGAGGTCTGTGCAGAAAAGGCCTGGACCCTGATGTGGTTTGACAAAGGGCAGCTAGCAACAGAATACTTCCACAGAGCTGTCAGGATGCAGCCAGACATGGTGGAATGGCAGACCGGCCGCGTTTTGGGACTAGTTAATGGCTATAAGCACAGAATGGAAAGTCTGGGAGTcgacattttggagaaaatgaaaattgcCAAAGAGCACGACCCACAGAACTTGCACCTTGCAGCTCTTTACCTGCACGCACGGGGTGCAAAAGGCCAACATATTGAAGATGAAGCCAGAGGACTGGCCAGAAAAATCTTGAGCAAGCCAGACAGCAGCTACAGTGGCCTTGACCCATTACTGAGGCTGTTCAGAAAGTACATATGCATGGATGAGGCCATCGATTTAGCAGAAGAGGCTTTGCAAAGGCAACCTGACTCACGATACATAAAAAGGTGTGCAGCAATCTGCTACAGAAGGAGGATATTTGTCCAGAAAAGCTCTCCCGACCCCAAAATTCTCGACAGAGGGATCAGTGTGTGCGAGGACGTGGTTGCTCTTTACCCCGAATCCTCGCTGAAAATGCAAATATCAATTGCAGAAATATATGCAAAGTTTAACCAAGTAAGAGCTGAGGAGATTTTCAGGGAGCTGCTAGAAAAGGATCTGGATCCTGAAGGCTCACAAATGCTTTTCAGCATCTACGCAAGACACTTGTTCTTCAAAAAGCAAGAGGATGAGTCGATACATTACCACAAGAAAGCAGCACTGGTTCCAACCACTACATATTTTCGCAAGAAAAGCATCAACCAATTGGAGAAGATTGCAGAACGACGGCACCCAAGGTCCCGAGAAATACACGAGTTTCTGCAAAACCTGCATGGTCCTAGTTTCTGA